The following are encoded together in the Cyanobacterium aponinum PCC 10605 genome:
- a CDS encoding TonB-dependent siderophore receptor, with translation MKTNKLLFFMTLIGLIPLINQHNVKAENLIINKDNHLFAQVTIDSIITNIELRETDNKLKLILQGNNLNSLQPLIFPDKNNLIIEFIDTQLSLSQEEEFLQLNPTDDIQEIQAINVEGGVRITIAGNNQLPTVEVTSINDNLVFGITIADITQTEEQIEIVATQEVQEEDYFIPDATTATLTDTPIRDVPQSIQVIPEQIIRDQQLLDLGDALRNVSGVQQTSADPRGQRFQIRGFSDASVLRDGFRQTFGRFGNIGFPDLGNLERIEVLKGPASILFGVVEPGGVINLVTKKPLKQPFYEAQLQVGNRGLIRPSFDISGPFNPDGEGNLFYRVNASYQSEASFRDFDTDIRRFFISPVFSWETEKVNLLVNVEYLNDERPNDFGLTALGDKVANIPRERNLGEPNDIARIEQLRLGYRFEYNFSDNWKIRHAFNYLSYDSYFETANAGSLNEETGILSRNFISLDQPSETYEIRLDTVGKFNTGAIEHQLLAGIDFFKRQDLNNIGRGDFFTNIPINIFNPIYNTVPRPNFQEEPVFFDGDTTVDAFGFFLQDQIAFTDNLKLLAGFRYDSIDQSNTNRPSVFSPEGSTDSQNNDAFTPRIGLVYQPIEPISLYGSYSRSFVPNSAITVNGNLLDPEEGEQFEFGIKTELLDKKLSFTASYFNLTKRNVATPDPDFPNFSVATGEQKSEGFELDLIGEILPGWNMVANYAYIDAKITQDNQGLEGNKLYSVPPNSFNFWTSYEIQQGDLQGLGFGLGFNYVDQRFGDNANSFTLDSYFLTNAGIFYNRDNWRVALNFRNIFDVNYIRASENRRVNEIYPGEPFTVIGSISVKF, from the coding sequence ATGAAAACAAACAAACTGCTATTTTTCATGACTTTAATAGGATTAATTCCTTTAATTAATCAACATAATGTTAAAGCTGAGAATTTAATAATTAATAAAGATAATCATTTATTTGCTCAGGTTACTATTGATTCTATCATTACTAATATTGAGTTAAGAGAGACTGATAATAAATTAAAATTGATTTTACAAGGAAACAATCTTAACAGTTTACAACCGCTTATTTTTCCTGATAAAAACAACTTAATCATTGAATTTATAGACACTCAATTAAGCCTTAGTCAAGAAGAAGAATTTTTACAATTAAATCCCACCGATGATATTCAGGAGATTCAGGCGATTAACGTTGAGGGCGGTGTGCGTATTACCATCGCAGGAAATAATCAATTGCCTACCGTTGAGGTGACATCAATCAATGATAACTTAGTTTTTGGAATCACCATCGCAGACATAACCCAAACTGAAGAACAAATCGAAATTGTCGCTACTCAAGAAGTACAAGAAGAAGATTATTTCATCCCTGATGCCACCACCGCAACTCTTACTGATACTCCTATTCGAGATGTACCCCAATCTATTCAAGTTATACCTGAACAAATCATCAGAGATCAACAATTACTTGATTTAGGAGATGCGTTACGCAATGTGAGCGGAGTACAACAAACTTCGGCTGATCCCCGTGGGCAAAGGTTTCAAATTAGGGGTTTCAGCGATGCCTCTGTGTTAAGGGATGGATTTCGTCAAACCTTCGGTAGATTTGGTAATATTGGTTTTCCTGACTTAGGTAATTTAGAGCGAATTGAGGTGTTAAAAGGTCCTGCATCCATTCTATTCGGGGTAGTTGAGCCGGGAGGTGTTATCAATTTAGTCACCAAAAAACCCTTAAAGCAACCCTTTTACGAGGCACAATTGCAAGTAGGTAATCGAGGTTTAATTCGTCCGAGTTTTGATATTTCAGGACCATTTAATCCTGATGGTGAGGGTAACTTATTCTATCGTGTTAATGCGTCCTATCAAAGTGAAGCCTCTTTTCGAGATTTTGACACGGATATTCGACGATTTTTCATTAGCCCTGTTTTTAGTTGGGAAACGGAAAAAGTCAACTTACTGGTGAATGTGGAATATTTGAATGATGAGCGCCCCAATGATTTTGGTTTAACCGCCCTCGGTGATAAAGTTGCTAATATACCCAGAGAGCGTAATTTAGGTGAACCTAATGATATTGCTAGAATTGAGCAACTAAGACTAGGCTATCGTTTTGAGTATAATTTCAGTGATAATTGGAAAATTCGTCATGCTTTTAACTATCTTTCTTATGATTCCTATTTTGAGACAGCAAATGCTGGAAGTTTGAACGAAGAAACAGGCATATTGAGCCGTAATTTTATCTCTTTAGATCAACCTAGCGAAACCTATGAAATTAGATTGGACACTGTGGGTAAATTTAACACAGGTGCGATCGAACATCAACTATTAGCAGGAATTGACTTTTTTAAAAGACAGGATTTGAATAACATTGGTAGAGGAGACTTTTTTACCAATATACCCATCAATATTTTTAACCCCATTTACAATACTGTACCTCGTCCTAATTTTCAAGAAGAGCCTGTTTTCTTTGATGGAGATACCACTGTTGACGCTTTTGGCTTCTTTTTACAAGATCAAATCGCTTTTACTGATAACCTTAAATTATTAGCCGGATTTCGCTATGATAGTATCGATCAAAGTAACACCAATCGCCCTTCAGTATTTAGCCCAGAAGGCTCAACTGATAGTCAAAACAATGATGCGTTTACTCCTCGTATTGGTTTAGTTTATCAACCCATAGAGCCTATTTCCTTATACGGTAGTTATAGTCGCTCATTTGTACCTAATAGTGCCATTACAGTCAATGGTAACTTACTTGATCCCGAAGAAGGAGAACAATTTGAGTTCGGTATTAAAACAGAATTACTAGACAAAAAACTATCTTTTACCGCATCTTATTTTAATCTTACCAAGAGAAATGTAGCCACTCCTGATCCTGATTTTCCTAACTTTTCCGTTGCCACAGGGGAGCAAAAAAGCGAAGGCTTCGAGTTAGACTTAATCGGAGAGATTCTCCCGGGTTGGAATATGGTTGCTAACTATGCCTATATTGATGCCAAAATAACCCAAGATAATCAAGGTTTAGAAGGAAATAAACTTTATAGTGTGCCACCCAATAGCTTTAATTTTTGGACAAGTTACGAAATTCAACAGGGAGATTTACAAGGTTTAGGCTTTGGTTTAGGTTTCAATTATGTTGATCAACGTTTTGGAGATAATGCCAATAGTTTTACCCTTGATAGTTATTTTCTCACTAATGCAGGTATTTTCTATAATCGAGATAATTGGCGTGTTGCTCTTAATTTTAGAAATATTTTTGATGTTAATTATATTCGAGCTTCAGAAAATAGAAGGGTAAATGAAATCTATCCGGGCGAACCTTTTACGGTTATTGGTTCAATTTCCGTCAAATTTTAA
- a CDS encoding ABC transporter substrate-binding protein, with protein sequence MRKISIKFILFFCTIFLIIACQNGNNQSANDTNNCQNISHDFGITEICQKIEKIAVLGSYNLAQILSLGYQPYGFGGYFGFEKGEKITNVKEIDPILGNLITTEPYNLGNANNPSLEVLSKIKPDLILGETRNQTQYNFLSQIAPNLLFKDRTIKGKWQQDLTTLATALNETEKAQTIINNYENQLNQTKADFTEIINNKNQVLFLAGNGLNDSLFMLSKNSDLGNIFSQLGFEIITISNDNSSVTMPISLESLPDIGKQADWIFILGYNTDVKNKSNSEILANQTATIKQDWQENSLTKSLPATLNNQVYFASYALWNGLNGAIASEYILEQLREFLLNY encoded by the coding sequence ATGAGAAAAATCTCAATTAAATTTATCCTTTTTTTTTGCACAATATTCCTCATTATTGCCTGTCAAAATGGTAATAATCAATCAGCTAATGATACCAATAATTGTCAAAATATTAGCCATGATTTTGGTATAACTGAAATATGTCAAAAAATAGAGAAAATCGCTGTGCTAGGTAGTTATAATCTTGCTCAAATTCTTTCTTTAGGTTATCAACCCTATGGCTTTGGTGGTTATTTTGGATTTGAAAAAGGGGAAAAAATTACTAACGTCAAAGAAATTGATCCCATTTTAGGAAATTTAATCACCACTGAGCCTTATAATTTAGGTAATGCCAATAATCCTTCTTTAGAAGTGTTATCTAAAATTAAACCAGACTTAATTTTGGGAGAAACTCGGAATCAAACTCAGTATAATTTTTTGTCACAAATTGCTCCTAATTTATTATTTAAAGATCGTACCATTAAGGGAAAATGGCAACAAGATTTAACAACATTAGCAACAGCTTTAAATGAAACGGAAAAAGCTCAAACAATTATCAATAACTATGAAAATCAATTAAATCAAACTAAGGCAGATTTTACCGAAATTATTAATAATAAAAATCAAGTTTTATTTTTAGCAGGAAATGGTTTAAATGATAGTTTATTTATGCTTAGTAAAAATAGTGATTTAGGTAATATTTTTAGTCAATTAGGTTTTGAAATAATTACTATTTCTAATGATAATTCTAGTGTTACCATGCCCATTTCCTTGGAATCTTTACCTGATATTGGTAAACAAGCGGACTGGATTTTTATTTTAGGTTATAATACCGACGTAAAAAATAAAAGTAATTCAGAAATTTTAGCTAATCAAACCGCAACGATAAAACAAGATTGGCAAGAAAATTCTCTCACAAAATCTCTACCTGCTACTCTTAATAATCAAGTTTATTTTGCTAGTTATGCTTTGTGGAATGGTTTAAATGGCGCGATCGCATCTGAGTATATTTTAGAGCAATTAAGAGAGTTTTTGTTAAATTATTAA